One Natrinema halophilum genomic window carries:
- a CDS encoding lactate racemase domain-containing protein has translation MEIPLGQGTIDVRLPNCDVTVAEPPGGEGVDVRVAAERALENPLGSPLAERIDSDGDIAIVVTDMTRNVPDDVLLDVLLENLAEIGVDREQVTVVVGLGLHRPMTDDEIETMLGQHADLAVNHDPDSVVEVGTVGEGVPVEIGEPVATADAVLSTGVVEPHQYAGFSGGAKTVVIGAGSESIIRYTHGPDMLAREGVRLGRIDGNPFRETVDRAGDRAGVDFSLNLTHGPVGVLGVRAGDDRRVVSELASIARSALSVPIDHEFDAVICGVGAPKDANLYQATRGATYVALGDRNPLCEGGRLVVPAELPEGAGEGTGERRFYRHLREATDADALYETMREGYEPGAQRAFVVARVLRDHDLFVTNSDAPDVVEDCLMHAECDVADALEDGTEVLVIPDAVNTLLVDGE, from the coding sequence ATGGAAATTCCGCTCGGACAGGGCACGATCGACGTCCGCTTGCCCAACTGCGACGTAACGGTAGCCGAACCGCCGGGTGGAGAGGGTGTCGATGTTCGCGTAGCCGCCGAACGTGCGCTCGAGAACCCGCTCGGCTCGCCGCTTGCAGAGCGAATCGACTCGGACGGCGACATCGCGATCGTCGTCACCGACATGACGCGCAACGTACCGGATGACGTATTGCTGGATGTCCTGCTCGAGAACCTCGCGGAAATCGGGGTCGACAGAGAGCAGGTGACGGTCGTTGTCGGACTCGGCCTTCATCGGCCGATGACCGACGACGAGATCGAGACGATGCTCGGTCAGCACGCCGACCTGGCGGTCAATCACGATCCCGACTCGGTCGTCGAAGTCGGAACGGTCGGGGAGGGAGTTCCCGTCGAAATCGGTGAACCGGTTGCGACCGCAGATGCCGTCCTCTCGACGGGCGTCGTCGAACCGCACCAGTACGCAGGCTTCAGCGGTGGCGCGAAAACTGTCGTCATCGGAGCGGGAAGTGAATCGATCATCCGCTACACTCACGGTCCGGACATGCTCGCCCGCGAGGGAGTCCGCCTGGGCCGGATCGATGGGAATCCGTTCCGCGAAACAGTTGATCGGGCCGGCGACCGTGCGGGCGTCGACTTTTCCCTGAACCTGACCCACGGCCCAGTTGGCGTCCTCGGTGTCCGAGCCGGAGACGATCGCCGCGTCGTCAGCGAACTCGCGTCGATTGCTCGCTCGGCACTGTCAGTGCCGATCGACCACGAGTTCGATGCCGTGATCTGTGGCGTCGGCGCCCCCAAGGATGCGAACCTCTATCAGGCGACGCGCGGAGCAACGTACGTTGCACTCGGCGACCGAAATCCGTTGTGCGAAGGCGGTCGACTCGTCGTCCCCGCGGAACTTCCCGAAGGTGCTGGCGAGGGAACCGGCGAACGGCGATTCTATCGCCATCTGCGCGAGGCGACCGATGCGGACGCGCTATACGAAACGATGCGCGAAGGGTACGAACCCGGTGCGCAGCGTGCGTTCGTCGTCGCTCGAGTCCTCCGGGACCACGACCTATTCGTCACCAACAGCGACGCGCCCGACGTCGTCGAAGACTGCTTGATGCACGCCGAATGCGACGTCGCGGACGCGCTCGAGGATGGCACCGAGGTGCTCGTAATCCCCGATGCGGTGAACACGCTGCTGGTCGACGGTGAGTAG
- a CDS encoding bacterio-opsin activator domain-containing protein, protein MTERRRDDQSTSVREIEFNVSNASYPFVAVSEKANCRIELVEMLPNDSGQYVEFFTVADADPSQILDYTDPYDTDIRLLSERSNGGLFEFHVSAACPVITLAELGALPRIVRADDGSGRIVAGVPPRRDEVAIVDEFLAENPNAELAAKREKDNLEPLFSQTAFRQELYAALTERQHEVLKSAFEAGYYDWPRKCSGEDVAAELGITSPTFSQHIHAAERKLLTLLFEEPQADFSHD, encoded by the coding sequence ATGACAGAACGGCGACGGGACGATCAATCAACGTCCGTCAGAGAAATCGAGTTTAATGTTTCTAACGCATCATATCCATTCGTAGCCGTCTCTGAGAAGGCCAACTGCCGAATCGAACTGGTAGAGATGTTGCCCAACGACAGTGGACAGTATGTCGAGTTTTTTACCGTCGCCGATGCTGATCCGTCGCAGATTCTCGACTACACAGACCCTTACGACACCGACATCCGACTTCTCAGCGAACGTTCGAACGGTGGTCTCTTCGAGTTCCACGTCTCCGCAGCGTGTCCCGTAATCACGCTCGCCGAACTCGGAGCGCTTCCCCGGATCGTTCGGGCTGACGACGGTTCCGGACGCATCGTCGCCGGAGTCCCACCACGACGCGACGAGGTCGCGATCGTCGACGAATTCCTCGCGGAAAATCCAAATGCCGAACTCGCGGCGAAACGCGAGAAAGACAACCTGGAGCCGTTGTTCAGTCAGACGGCGTTCCGCCAGGAACTCTATGCCGCACTCACCGAGCGACAACACGAAGTACTCAAGTCCGCATTCGAGGCCGGATACTACGACTGGCCCCGCAAGTGTTCGGGAGAAGACGTCGCAGCCGAACTCGGAATTACGTCGCCGACGTTCTCCCAGCACATTCACGCCGCCGAACGCAAACTCCTCACGCTGCTGTTCGAGGAACCGCAGGCTGACTTCTCCCACGACTGA
- a CDS encoding HalOD1 output domain-containing protein, with protein sequence MTGNDSSSTTNSRDDDSAGGFYTVHCDWNSTDSPSSAVVRAVADVTGRDVTAIQPLYEAIDPDALDRFLTHGKASARPRMLSFRFEHCDVTVDAEGRIDIKRLE encoded by the coding sequence ATGACAGGGAACGATTCATCTTCGACGACGAACTCGCGTGACGACGATTCCGCAGGCGGATTCTACACTGTCCACTGCGATTGGAACTCGACCGATAGCCCCTCGTCGGCAGTCGTTCGTGCGGTCGCGGACGTTACAGGGAGGGACGTGACGGCCATCCAACCGCTGTACGAGGCTATCGATCCCGACGCGTTAGACCGTTTTCTGACCCACGGGAAGGCAAGCGCTCGACCGCGAATGCTCTCGTTTCGGTTCGAACACTGTGACGTTACCGTGGATGCAGAGGGCCGAATCGACATCAAACGACTCGAGTGA
- the nirK gene encoding copper-containing nitrite reductase, translated as MTSTQSNRRHVLQAIGATGALAVAGCLGSDPQENSPDSNEPAEEEGLPAAKSVDVDQIARDPTDIPAPVDWTQPRTHDVTIRTEKVTAEIEPGVTFDYMTFEGQVPGPMLRVRRGDTVNLTFDVPEELNAAMHNMDFHAVYGPGGGADATTIAPDDDPTQIQFRAEYPGVFIYHCAIPNMDMHISSGMFGSILVEPEDGLPEVDNEFYLGQHEIYTTGEVGEDGHHGFDYEAMKREQPTYVVFNGQAYGFTEDAAGPMQANTGETARVYFANGGPNLLSSLHPIGNVWSDLYRDGDLLSDPANNVETTPVAPGTTTAGVMELPVPGPVKIVDHALSRVVHRGALGVVDVQGDPKPEIFDPDP; from the coding sequence ATGACTTCGACCCAATCCAACCGACGGCACGTACTGCAGGCGATCGGGGCGACTGGTGCGCTCGCGGTGGCCGGCTGTCTCGGTAGCGATCCACAGGAGAACAGCCCAGATAGCAACGAGCCGGCGGAGGAGGAGGGTCTGCCGGCGGCGAAGTCGGTCGACGTCGACCAGATCGCACGCGATCCGACCGACATCCCGGCACCGGTCGACTGGACCCAGCCCCGCACGCACGACGTCACGATTCGGACCGAGAAGGTGACCGCCGAGATCGAACCCGGCGTCACCTTCGACTACATGACCTTCGAGGGACAGGTTCCGGGGCCGATGCTCCGGGTCCGTCGGGGTGACACGGTCAACCTCACCTTCGACGTCCCCGAGGAGTTGAACGCGGCGATGCACAACATGGACTTCCACGCGGTCTACGGGCCGGGTGGCGGTGCCGACGCGACGACGATCGCCCCCGACGACGATCCAACCCAGATCCAGTTCCGCGCGGAGTACCCCGGCGTGTTCATCTACCACTGTGCGATCCCGAACATGGACATGCACATCAGTAGCGGGATGTTCGGCTCGATCCTGGTCGAGCCCGAAGACGGCCTCCCCGAGGTCGACAACGAGTTCTACCTCGGCCAGCACGAGATCTACACCACCGGCGAGGTCGGCGAAGACGGCCACCACGGCTTCGACTACGAGGCGATGAAACGCGAACAACCGACCTACGTCGTCTTCAACGGCCAGGCCTACGGCTTTACGGAAGACGCGGCCGGTCCCATGCAGGCCAACACGGGCGAAACTGCCCGGGTCTACTTCGCCAACGGCGGCCCGAACCTGCTGAGTTCGCTCCACCCCATCGGCAACGTCTGGAGCGACCTCTACCGCGACGGTGACCTGCTGTCCGACCCCGCGAACAACGTCGAAACGACGCCCGTCGCACCCGGAACCACCACCGCCGGCGTGATGGAACTCCCCGTCCCCGGACCGGTCAAAATCGTCGACCACGCGCTCTCGCGAGTCGTCCACCGCGGAGCACTCGGCGTCGTCGACGTGCAGGGCGATCCCAAACCCGAAATCTTCGACCCCGATCCGTGA